The genomic region GTCGTGGGGAGGTCGTTGGCCTCGTCGGAGAATCCGGGTCCGGAAAGAGCACGATCGGCCGCTGCGTGCTCGGCCTCGAGCAGCCGCAGTCCGGCTCGATCGTGTTCGACGGGATCGAGCTGACCTCGCACGGTCGGCTGCGCAGCCGACGCGAACTCGCCTCGAATCTCCAGGTGGTCTTCCAAGACCCATACAGCTCACTGAACCCTCATCGGACGATCGGTCAGGCGCTCGCCGAGCCCTTCCTCGAGCGGAATCCGAGCATGCGAAGTGATGCGGACGAGAAGGCACGCATGGTGCTCAGCCAGGTCGGGCTCCCGTCGGAAGCCCTCGACCGCTACCCCAGCCAGTTCTCGGGTGGGCAACGCCAGCGGATCGGCATCGCGCGCGCCCTCATGCTCGACCCGAGCCTCATCATCTGCGACGAGGCGGTCAGCGCCCTGGATCTGTCCACGCAGGCTCAGGTGCTCAACCTCCTGCGTGAGCTCTCGCGCGACCGCGGTCTGGCGTACCTGTTCATCGCACACGACCTCGATGTCGTGCGGTACATCGCCGACCGCACCGTCGTGCTGTACCGCGGCCGGATCATGGAGGAGGGCCCCTCCGATGCG from Microbacter sp. GSS18 harbors:
- a CDS encoding ABC transporter ATP-binding protein, which encodes MTEELLSITGLEVRFRHPRDRRRVIHAVDDIDIRVRRGEVVGLVGESGSGKSTIGRCVLGLEQPQSGSIVFDGIELTSHGRLRSRRELASNLQVVFQDPYSSLNPHRTIGQALAEPFLERNPSMRSDADEKARMVLSQVGLPSEALDRYPSQFSGGQRQRIGIARALMLDPSLIICDEAVSALDLSTQAQVLNLLRELSRDRGLAYLFIAHDLDVVRYIADRTVVLYRGRIMEEGPSDAIHDAPLHPYTAALLESAPIVDPAAQRAKREARAGRAASKPSGPATGHAGCPFAARCPVVEEVCAVARPRDSRVGDRTVACHRYDPDSSYPAESGLSPATAGPSRTPASAG